A section of the Elusimicrobiaceae bacterium genome encodes:
- a CDS encoding cysteine hydrolase family protein codes for MKSVLIVVDMQNDFLLPDGRLSLGHDTGGLISRVAEKVRGFDGPVILVRDVHEQGDCEFAAFPPHCLAGTPGSEIAAPVLAALEGKIFLKLDKKSYTSHEAAHTIVNTIFRAGAPARVCVTGICTHICVSEVTGDIVNLSKNLHNTVPEISIDTALVDDFDPEMAAFALRRMQSLYGVKVSETVRA; via the coding sequence ATGAAAAGTGTGCTGATTGTTGTTGACATGCAGAACGATTTTTTATTGCCGGACGGCAGGCTCAGCCTGGGCCATGATACCGGCGGGCTGATAAGCCGGGTCGCCGAAAAGGTGCGCGGTTTCGACGGGCCGGTCATCCTCGTCCGCGATGTGCATGAACAGGGCGACTGCGAATTCGCCGCGTTCCCGCCGCATTGCCTGGCCGGCACTCCGGGCTCGGAAATCGCCGCGCCGGTTCTCGCCGCGCTGGAAGGCAAGATTTTCCTTAAACTAGACAAAAAATCCTACACCTCGCACGAAGCCGCGCATACGATCGTGAATACCATATTCCGGGCCGGCGCGCCGGCCCGGGTCTGCGTGACGGGTATCTGCACGCATATCTGCGTGTCCGAAGTTACGGGCGATATTGTCAATCTTTCTAAAAATCTGCACAACACCGTGCCGGAAATCAGCATTGATACTGCGCTGGTGGATGATTTTGATCCCGAAATGGCCGCTTTCGCGTTGCGCCGGATGCAAAGCCTGTACGGCGTGAAGGTGAGCGAAACCGTCCGCGCATGA
- a CDS encoding SurA N-terminal domain-containing protein → MISLMNKYKKSVFVATTTIFLVATLVGLGGYLGGGNAETYVVTIGDDIKVDSQQYQQMVNSKLEYYRQQGLPTEALEPQIKRMIVNDLVTDAIFSQAAKDYGISVSDFEVSVVVRSQPAFFTDGKFNPQAYYRLIWDNYRVKPDVYEERIRQSRMAEKFKQLMAGGAMVMPDEAKAAYLAENKNLKDFEEKKAEFTAGLQREKATELINYYLKRYLASNKVVEYKDNM, encoded by the coding sequence ATGATTTCACTCATGAACAAGTACAAAAAGTCGGTTTTTGTGGCCACGACGACGATATTTCTGGTGGCTACGCTGGTGGGGCTGGGCGGATACCTTGGCGGCGGCAACGCTGAAACCTATGTGGTGACCATCGGCGACGATATCAAGGTGGATTCGCAGCAGTATCAGCAGATGGTGAACAGCAAGCTGGAATATTACCGCCAGCAGGGCCTGCCGACCGAGGCGCTGGAGCCGCAGATCAAGCGGATGATCGTGAACGATCTCGTGACTGACGCCATTTTTTCCCAAGCCGCGAAAGACTACGGCATTTCGGTGTCGGATTTCGAGGTGAGCGTGGTGGTGCGGTCGCAGCCGGCGTTTTTCACCGACGGCAAGTTCAATCCCCAGGCGTATTACCGGCTGATCTGGGACAATTACCGCGTAAAGCCCGACGTTTATGAAGAACGCATCAGGCAGAGCCGCATGGCGGAAAAATTCAAGCAGCTCATGGCGGGCGGCGCGATGGTCATGCCGGACGAGGCGAAAGCCGCCTATCTGGCGGAAAACAAAAACCTGAAAGATTTTGAAGAGAAAAAGGCCGAGTTTACAGCCGGGCTGCAGCGCGAGAAAGCGACGGAGCTTATCAATTATTACCTTAAGCGGTATCTGGCTTCGAACAAGGTGGTTGAATACAAGGACAACATGTAG
- a CDS encoding M23 family metallopeptidase, with amino-acid sequence MGRYWTALKKSWKRPVNILVVPHGALSSWKFRVSMPFMLFFLLLWCGITGWAVFIASRQIDYYITKADNKVLHTKIAYIAQEMEEGRNYLAMARQTDSQLREVLGLGSRDAMLDPDGRNGPQYDDSVNFKNIVETKASELSERLFQKNVQSLTAESKSILAGFQEITWYIANQKNVYRGTPAIWPAKGRIASRFGYRLSPFGTMAHEFHSGLDIAGPVDSPIYATADGVVRYADWGYGYGQTILIDHGFGYSTLYGHTTQLLVKPGEQVRRGQMIARMGTTGRSTGIHVHYEVWHNGKPVNPVPYLSNTSADGDRQAEEETILTDASVNKNGG; translated from the coding sequence ATGGGCAGATACTGGACCGCGCTTAAAAAGAGCTGGAAACGCCCTGTTAACATACTGGTTGTGCCGCATGGTGCATTGTCGTCCTGGAAATTTCGCGTTTCCATGCCGTTTATGCTTTTTTTCCTGCTGTTGTGGTGCGGAATTACGGGATGGGCTGTATTCATAGCCAGTCGTCAGATAGATTATTACATCACCAAGGCGGACAATAAGGTTCTGCACACCAAAATCGCCTACATAGCGCAGGAAATGGAGGAGGGCCGCAATTATCTGGCGATGGCCCGGCAGACGGATTCGCAACTGCGTGAAGTGCTGGGGCTGGGTTCGCGTGACGCCATGCTGGATCCTGACGGGCGCAACGGGCCGCAGTATGACGACAGCGTGAATTTCAAAAATATTGTTGAAACGAAGGCGTCGGAGCTAAGCGAACGCCTGTTCCAGAAAAACGTGCAGAGCCTGACCGCGGAATCCAAGAGCATTCTGGCCGGATTTCAGGAAATAACCTGGTATATCGCGAACCAGAAAAACGTTTATCGCGGCACTCCGGCGATCTGGCCGGCGAAAGGCAGGATTGCGTCACGGTTCGGATACCGGCTGTCCCCGTTCGGGACGATGGCGCACGAGTTTCATTCCGGGCTTGACATCGCCGGACCGGTGGACTCTCCGATTTACGCCACGGCTGACGGTGTTGTGCGCTACGCCGACTGGGGATACGGATACGGGCAGACGATACTTATTGACCACGGGTTCGGCTATTCCACACTGTACGGGCATACTACGCAGCTGCTGGTCAAGCCCGGCGAGCAGGTCAGGCGCGGGCAGATGATCGCGCGAATGGGCACTACGGGGCGCTCGACCGGCATCCATGTGCATTACGAGGTCTGGCATAACGGCAAGCCTGTCAATCCGGTTCCGTATCTGAGCAATACCAGCGCGGACGGCGACCGGCAGGCCGAGGAAGAAACGATTTTAACCGACGCATCGGTGAATAAAAACGGAGGCTAG
- a CDS encoding FKBP-type peptidyl-prolyl cis-trans isomerase yields the protein MKKTVLAVVAATLMSCGVFAQELKTDTDKAFYSLGFMMGRSVRTFALTPSEYKTVVSGFHDAATGKKEKADPSKYMNELEKLNRDRIMAASKIEKSKSAAYLAKVKAEKGAVELSSGVIYVALAEGTGASPSEHDVATVKYKGTLRDGTVFEDITKGDEPAKIPLDRVVPCWTIGVTKIKKGGKAKLACPSDTAYGDMGMPPDIPGGAALTFEIELMDFSDAKTAYPATPDVDDGQGSSEESAAEPEQAAPSK from the coding sequence ATGAAAAAGACAGTGCTGGCGGTTGTCGCCGCGACGCTTATGAGTTGCGGCGTATTCGCGCAGGAACTCAAGACCGATACGGATAAGGCGTTTTATTCGTTGGGTTTTATGATGGGCCGCAGCGTCAGGACGTTTGCGCTTACTCCCTCTGAATACAAGACCGTGGTGTCGGGTTTTCATGATGCGGCGACCGGCAAGAAAGAAAAAGCGGATCCTTCCAAATACATGAACGAACTTGAGAAGCTGAACCGCGACAGGATTATGGCCGCGTCGAAAATCGAGAAGAGCAAATCGGCCGCGTACCTTGCGAAGGTGAAAGCCGAGAAAGGCGCGGTCGAGCTGTCGTCCGGCGTGATTTATGTTGCGCTGGCGGAAGGGACAGGCGCGTCGCCGTCCGAGCATGATGTCGCCACGGTGAAATACAAAGGCACCCTGCGCGACGGAACTGTGTTTGAAGACATCACCAAAGGCGACGAGCCGGCCAAGATCCCGCTCGACCGCGTGGTGCCGTGCTGGACTATCGGAGTGACGAAAATCAAGAAAGGCGGCAAGGCGAAACTGGCCTGCCCGTCCGATACGGCTTATGGCGACATGGGCATGCCGCCGGACATTCCGGGCGGAGCCGCGCTTACTTTCGAAATCGAACTGATGGATTTCAGCGACGCGAAAACGGCTTATCCCGCGACACCCGATGTGGATGATGGGCAGGGCTCGTCCGAGGAATCCGCGGCGGAACCGGAGCAGGCTGCGCCTTCCAAATAA
- a CDS encoding PfkB family carbohydrate kinase gives MDNSIVVVGSVAFDSIETVNGNTDRALGGSAVYFSVAASSFTKVRLVGVAGDDFGDANIKRLRARKIDVSGLEIVKGGRTFHWRGSYDKDYNEATTKKTELNVFETFNPALSKEHRASGNIFLANIDPELQMQVLRQVEKPRLVACDTMNFWIAGHRAQLLKLLRRVNILFINETEVRMLTGEHNLIVAGRLAQKLGPEAVIVKRGASGATLFKGDECVTFPAYPVEKVVDPTGAGDSFGGGFMGYISTVGNWRSFGEIKKAMAYGTVVSSFNVESFSIGSLFSLKKADVSRRFARYVKSLRIA, from the coding sequence ATGGATAACTCTATAGTGGTTGTTGGTTCCGTGGCGTTTGACTCTATTGAAACGGTGAACGGCAATACCGACCGCGCGCTGGGCGGCTCGGCGGTGTATTTTTCAGTGGCGGCCTCGTCCTTCACCAAAGTGCGGCTTGTGGGCGTGGCGGGCGATGATTTCGGCGACGCCAACATTAAACGCCTGCGCGCCCGGAAAATAGATGTCAGCGGGCTGGAAATCGTCAAAGGCGGCAGGACTTTCCACTGGCGCGGCAGTTATGACAAGGACTATAACGAAGCCACCACCAAAAAAACCGAATTGAACGTGTTTGAAACATTCAACCCCGCGCTTTCAAAAGAGCATCGCGCGAGCGGCAATATTTTCCTGGCCAATATTGACCCTGAATTGCAGATGCAGGTGCTCAGGCAGGTGGAAAAGCCGCGGCTGGTCGCCTGCGACACGATGAATTTCTGGATTGCCGGCCATCGCGCCCAGCTGCTTAAACTGCTCAGGCGCGTGAACATACTTTTTATAAACGAAACCGAGGTGCGCATGCTCACCGGCGAGCATAACCTCATTGTCGCGGGCCGGCTGGCCCAGAAACTGGGGCCGGAAGCGGTGATCGTGAAGCGCGGCGCAAGCGGCGCGACTCTTTTTAAAGGGGACGAATGCGTCACTTTCCCGGCTTACCCGGTCGAAAAAGTCGTGGATCCCACCGGCGCGGGCGACAGTTTCGGCGGCGGGTTCATGGGCTATATCTCGACTGTCGGGAACTGGCGTTCGTTCGGGGAAATAAAGAAAGCCATGGCGTACGGGACGGTGGTGTCTTCGTTTAACGTGGAGAGTTTCAGCATCGGTTCGTTGTTTTCGTTGAAAAAAGCCGATGTGAGCCGCCGGTTCGCCAGATACGTCAAATCGCTGCGCATTGCCTGA
- a CDS encoding barstar family protein, translating into MQAKQIIRSFFSDPAAGVLFTGADEFNTVLAAAGQDYYTVFIDAGFLPDRAAIMEQFSVSLKFPAYFGKNWDALEDCLTDLPDWLPPGGSGYLILIPNAGALCRTEGAPPSLGAPADTYPPQALKGLSGSFETLARVLSDAAGTLQDVSGTSLKTVFIF; encoded by the coding sequence ATGCAGGCTAAACAGATCATACGGTCTTTTTTTTCCGATCCGGCCGCCGGAGTGCTTTTCACCGGCGCGGACGAATTCAATACAGTCCTCGCGGCCGCGGGACAGGATTATTACACTGTTTTTATTGACGCCGGATTCCTGCCGGACCGCGCGGCGATAATGGAACAGTTTTCCGTTTCGCTCAAATTCCCCGCCTATTTCGGGAAAAACTGGGACGCGCTGGAAGACTGCCTTACCGATCTGCCGGACTGGCTGCCGCCCGGCGGGAGCGGCTATCTGATTCTCATTCCGAACGCCGGCGCGCTGTGCCGGACGGAAGGCGCGCCGCCAAGCCTTGGCGCGCCGGCGGATACTTATCCGCCGCAGGCGCTGAAAGGGCTGTCCGGTTCGTTCGAAACTCTGGCGCGCGTGTTAAGCGACGCGGCGGGCACGCTGCAGGATGTTTCCGGCACATCTCTGAAAACGGTTTTTATTTTTTGA
- a CDS encoding ABC transporter ATP-binding protein gives MIEIENLGKRFGDLVAVKNINLTVRPGEILGFLGPNGAGKTTTVKILSGLMSPTAGRAAIAGHDIVLEPEAAKRCLALVPDEPFVYPKLTGLEFMAFMGDLYEVSRAAQTAEIPRYLEMFDLTAMGNELLESYSHGMRQKLVLASVLLRKPKVLLLDEPMVGLDPKSARMVKHILKELADNGTAIFMCTHILEIAEKLCTRIGIMYEGEIIQMGTIEQLRERSGSPLEDSSGRRISLEDIFLTLTGGSGYSQL, from the coding sequence ATGATTGAAATCGAAAATCTCGGCAAGCGGTTCGGCGATCTTGTCGCAGTAAAAAACATCAATCTTACGGTCAGACCCGGCGAAATACTGGGGTTTCTGGGCCCGAACGGCGCGGGCAAGACCACAACCGTGAAAATACTGTCGGGCCTGATGTCGCCGACTGCGGGCCGCGCGGCGATTGCGGGGCACGATATCGTGCTGGAGCCGGAGGCCGCCAAGCGCTGTCTCGCGCTGGTGCCGGACGAGCCTTTTGTATATCCCAAACTTACGGGCCTTGAGTTTATGGCTTTCATGGGCGACCTGTATGAAGTCAGCCGGGCGGCCCAGACGGCGGAAATTCCCCGCTACCTGGAGATGTTCGACCTGACGGCCATGGGCAACGAACTGCTGGAATCCTATTCGCACGGTATGCGCCAGAAACTGGTGCTGGCGAGCGTGCTGCTGCGCAAGCCGAAAGTGCTGCTGCTTGACGAGCCGATGGTGGGGCTGGACCCCAAAAGCGCGAGGATGGTAAAGCATATCCTCAAAGAGCTGGCCGATAACGGCACCGCGATTTTCATGTGCACGCATATTCTGGAAATCGCCGAGAAGCTCTGCACCCGCATAGGCATCATGTACGAGGGCGAGATCATACAGATGGGCACAATCGAGCAGCTGCGCGAGAGAAGCGGCAGTCCGCTTGAGGACTCCTCCGGCCGGCGCATCAGCCTTGAGGATATTTTCCTTACCCTGACCGGCGGATCCGGCTATTCCCAGCTTTAG
- a CDS encoding ribonuclease domain-containing protein — protein sequence MKRSAGRVRFFALLFSMFFMAVSTGAAGQSSAPAAKSALSGLASVARSAGIKFAQIVVPADNLEFRGNRNSTRDGNREASSYPPSAAFERVKGFRPSVNDAKRNTKMIDVLSRIYSGAQLDFSKDGTVFSNRDLSLPKHEYGYYREYTLLVPGRQTGDPAEPVDVGGTQYTAGPVLSTRGAERLIIGGGKTVYYTPDHYVTFIELTPVSD from the coding sequence ATGAAAAGATCTGCTGGCAGAGTCAGGTTTTTCGCATTGCTTTTTTCGATGTTTTTCATGGCGGTTTCAACCGGAGCGGCGGGCCAGTCTTCCGCGCCGGCGGCTAAAAGCGCTTTATCCGGGCTGGCTTCAGTGGCTCGGTCGGCGGGAATTAAATTTGCACAGATAGTTGTCCCGGCGGACAATCTGGAGTTCAGAGGCAATAGGAACAGTACTCGGGACGGCAACCGGGAAGCGTCCAGCTATCCTCCGTCCGCCGCTTTTGAAAGAGTGAAAGGATTTCGTCCCTCTGTCAACGATGCCAAACGCAACACCAAGATGATTGATGTGCTTTCGCGGATTTATAGCGGCGCGCAGCTTGATTTTTCGAAAGACGGCACGGTTTTTTCCAATCGTGATCTTTCCTTGCCGAAACATGAATACGGCTACTATCGCGAATACACACTGCTGGTGCCCGGCAGGCAAACCGGCGATCCGGCTGAACCCGTTGATGTGGGCGGCACGCAGTACACCGCCGGGCCGGTGCTTAGCACGCGCGGCGCGGAACGGCTGATAATCGGCGGCGGCAAGACGGTCTACTATACGCCTGACCATTACGTCACTTTCATCGAACTTACTCCTGTAAGCGACTGA
- a CDS encoding polysaccharide deacetylase family protein — MKFSELSKKSALAAIIAVAAIAAGSAWRLARTHAGPADAAKAAVPRSGGPDSDFTRGYPEKAAAPDAGAAPPAGEFGRFYSDGKRQSGRFALTFDDGPGTTTPELLELLRRNNARATFFMLGSAVRRYPKYAAAVAGAGHLLGNHTFTHANFNKLPQPGREAAMAAEICETEAAVYAAAGQPPYFLRAPYGLSSQWIRELAAKKGYVLVNWSCGADWWFYPREQILKQYLDNLHSGAIFLLHDGGSSKRETTVWLVERILAEAKKRGLKPARLDELLDIDMRVLARERAKLSGCCSCGPEKRAGVLPAAL, encoded by the coding sequence ATGAAATTTAGCGAATTATCAAAAAAAAGCGCGCTTGCCGCAATTATTGCCGTGGCAGCCATTGCGGCCGGTTCGGCCTGGCGGCTGGCGCGGACTCATGCCGGCCCGGCGGATGCTGCAAAAGCCGCAGTTCCGCGCTCCGGCGGCCCGGACAGCGATTTCACGCGCGGCTACCCTGAAAAAGCGGCCGCGCCGGACGCAGGCGCTGCCCCGCCAGCCGGCGAGTTCGGGAGGTTTTATTCCGACGGCAAACGGCAAAGCGGCAGGTTCGCGCTTACCTTTGACGACGGGCCTGGCACCACCACGCCCGAACTGCTGGAACTGCTGCGCCGCAATAACGCCAGGGCGACTTTTTTCATGCTCGGCTCCGCCGTGCGCCGGTATCCCAAATATGCCGCCGCGGTTGCCGGGGCCGGGCACCTGCTGGGCAATCACACCTTTACCCACGCCAATTTCAACAAACTGCCGCAACCGGGGCGCGAAGCGGCCATGGCGGCTGAAATCTGCGAAACGGAAGCCGCCGTTTACGCCGCGGCTGGCCAGCCGCCGTATTTCCTGCGGGCGCCGTACGGGCTGTCTTCGCAATGGATACGCGAACTGGCGGCGAAAAAAGGCTATGTGCTGGTTAACTGGTCGTGCGGGGCGGACTGGTGGTTTTATCCGCGCGAGCAGATTTTGAAGCAGTATCTGGACAATCTGCATTCCGGCGCGATTTTTCTGCTGCATGACGGCGGCTCCAGCAAACGCGAAACCACCGTCTGGCTGGTGGAGCGGATTCTGGCGGAGGCGAAAAAACGCGGGCTTAAGCCCGCCCGGCTGGATGAACTGCTCGATATTGACATGCGGGTTCTGGCGCGCGAACGCGCGAAGCTGTCCGGCTGCTGCTCCTGCGGGCCGGAAAAACGAGCCGGTGTTTTGCCAGCCGCGCTTTAA
- a CDS encoding polymer-forming cytoskeletal protein, with protein sequence MNKKAADRDMGGEDAVSVIGREVYFQGTVTARGSLRVDGRMQGAILEAHTVIVGEKGRVEGDITAENVVVGGLVAGNICSSGFTELLSGSTVKGDIRTAKLVVEEEARFDGRCSMNEAAAAEPPAGAQRPPKPNTDDEDE encoded by the coding sequence ATGAACAAGAAGGCAGCTGATCGGGACATGGGCGGAGAGGATGCCGTGTCCGTTATCGGCCGGGAAGTTTATTTTCAGGGCACGGTTACGGCGCGCGGGTCGTTGCGCGTGGACGGGCGCATGCAGGGCGCGATTCTGGAGGCGCATACCGTGATCGTGGGCGAGAAGGGCCGTGTGGAAGGCGATATCACCGCGGAGAATGTTGTTGTGGGCGGTCTGGTGGCCGGCAACATCTGCTCCAGCGGGTTTACCGAACTGCTGTCGGGCAGCACGGTTAAAGGCGATATCCGCACCGCCAAGCTTGTTGTTGAGGAAGAAGCCCGGTTCGACGGACGGTGCAGCATGAACGAAGCCGCGGCCGCAGAGCCGCCCGCCGGGGCGCAGCGGCCCCCGAAACCTAACACGGATGACGAGGACGAATAA
- the pulA gene encoding type I pullulanase gives MRRTIYILLAALCFFSGASAQAKNIKIHYNRHAADYDNWKLWAWNATDSGAGFDLSAVGRDEFGLLFGLETEEYGLHGKKIGFLPRVGDWIDKDGPDRYYQPDMAAEVYIFEGEPGVYTNPPEIVPEIRTAFLDTPEQIRVVFSSSLEWKYFATHPISIAADDGPVDITSFEFSPKGERGRVVTLTVKKRGTGASLFELARQGRCSVSVEGLGTRALVPGRLLDSEYFYSDARLGVVKENGAFAIRVFSPAASAVTVLLARDISSGTAVQEIPMSALEHGLWQARISEDIRGRYYQLRVTRGGITVDGLDPYSRSNTAHNGWSLIIDDKTPVAAGPDFDNSENIVYELHLRDMTIDPASGVKYKGKYRGLAESGTRYAKNPALATGLDHLVELGVNVAHIMPVQDFENDESSETYNWGYMPVHFNSPDGWYATRTDDESRVRELKQLVDALHKKGIKVVLDVVYNHTAEGNPAVAYGFNALAEDYYYRTKDDGSYWDGSGCGNEFRSESRMGRKFLLDSLEYWVSEYRIDGFRFDLMGLIDLETITLAVKRLRAINPNIFIYGEPWAAGATPIAKTEKGDQRGKGFAVFNDDFRNAVKGSVFDLKPGYVQAGLYRDEVMQGIRGSIDTFASSPLESINYVSCHDNHTLFDRISLTEDIDVSTSDRIKMDLLANGIILTSQGLPFLHAGEEMLRTKKGEHNSYNLGDDINMIDWSRKAEFGPVFDYYRGLIALRKAHPALRMKTAGAVRGGLKFYDELGLYLKKPCIGYVLDGKAAGDSWARMVVLINPGAAAEKFALPQRGKFRAAVFDGVVSPAGSAQVYEGVLAVPARSMAVLFETE, from the coding sequence ATGAGGCGGACTATATACATTCTGCTGGCCGCGCTGTGTTTTTTCAGCGGCGCATCCGCGCAGGCGAAAAATATAAAAATCCATTATAACCGGCATGCCGCCGATTATGACAACTGGAAGCTGTGGGCGTGGAACGCGACTGATTCCGGCGCCGGGTTTGACCTGTCCGCCGTTGGCCGCGACGAGTTCGGGCTGCTGTTCGGGCTGGAAACGGAAGAATACGGGCTGCACGGCAAAAAAATCGGTTTCCTGCCGCGTGTGGGCGACTGGATAGACAAAGACGGGCCGGACCGGTATTATCAGCCGGATATGGCCGCCGAAGTGTATATTTTCGAGGGGGAACCCGGAGTGTACACCAATCCGCCGGAAATCGTACCCGAAATCAGGACCGCTTTTCTGGACACGCCCGAACAGATCCGGGTGGTGTTCAGCAGCAGTCTGGAGTGGAAATATTTTGCCACGCATCCTATTTCCATTGCCGCGGACGACGGTCCTGTTGATATAACCAGCTTTGAATTTTCTCCGAAAGGAGAGCGCGGCAGAGTGGTGACGCTCACCGTAAAAAAACGCGGGACCGGCGCTTCTTTGTTTGAGCTTGCCAGACAGGGCCGGTGCTCGGTCTCGGTGGAGGGGCTGGGCACCCGGGCGCTCGTGCCCGGCCGGCTGCTTGACTCCGAGTATTTTTACAGCGACGCGCGACTGGGCGTTGTGAAGGAAAACGGCGCGTTTGCGATACGCGTGTTTTCTCCGGCGGCTTCCGCGGTGACGGTATTGCTTGCCAGGGATATTTCTTCAGGCACGGCCGTGCAGGAAATCCCGATGTCGGCGCTGGAGCACGGCCTGTGGCAGGCTCGCATAAGCGAGGATATCCGGGGCAGATATTATCAGCTGCGCGTCACGCGCGGGGGTATTACCGTTGACGGGCTGGACCCGTATTCCAGATCCAATACCGCGCATAACGGCTGGAGCCTGATCATAGACGACAAAACGCCGGTCGCCGCCGGCCCGGATTTCGATAATTCCGAGAATATCGTTTATGAGCTTCATCTGCGGGACATGACGATTGATCCCGCTTCAGGCGTTAAATATAAAGGCAAATATCGGGGGCTTGCCGAAAGCGGCACCCGTTACGCAAAAAACCCCGCGCTTGCGACCGGGCTGGATCATCTGGTCGAGCTGGGGGTTAACGTGGCGCATATCATGCCGGTGCAGGATTTCGAGAACGACGAATCATCCGAAACCTACAACTGGGGCTATATGCCGGTTCATTTCAATTCGCCGGACGGCTGGTACGCTACCCGCACTGACGACGAGTCCCGCGTAAGGGAGCTTAAACAGCTGGTTGACGCGCTCCATAAAAAAGGCATCAAGGTTGTGCTGGACGTGGTGTATAATCACACGGCGGAGGGCAATCCGGCTGTGGCTTACGGGTTTAACGCGCTGGCCGAGGACTACTATTACAGGACGAAAGACGACGGTTCTTACTGGGACGGGTCCGGCTGCGGCAATGAATTCCGTTCCGAATCCCGCATGGGCCGCAAGTTCCTGCTCGACAGTCTTGAATATTGGGTTTCGGAATACAGGATAGACGGGTTCCGGTTTGACCTGATGGGCCTGATTGACCTTGAAACCATTACGCTGGCGGTGAAGCGCTTGCGCGCCATAAACCCCAACATCTTTATCTACGGCGAACCGTGGGCCGCCGGCGCGACCCCGATCGCCAAAACGGAAAAAGGCGACCAGCGCGGGAAAGGGTTTGCGGTATTCAACGACGATTTCCGCAATGCCGTCAAAGGCAGCGTGTTCGATCTTAAACCGGGTTATGTGCAGGCGGGCCTTTACCGCGACGAGGTCATGCAGGGCATCCGCGGCAGCATTGACACGTTCGCCTCCAGCCCGCTGGAAAGCATCAACTATGTCAGCTGCCACGATAACCACACTCTGTTCGACCGGATCAGCCTGACCGAGGATATTGATGTTTCCACGTCTGACAGGATAAAAATGGATCTGCTTGCCAACGGCATAATACTCACCTCGCAGGGGCTTCCGTTCCTGCACGCCGGCGAGGAAATGCTGCGGACGAAAAAAGGCGAGCATAACTCCTATAACCTGGGCGACGACATTAACATGATTGACTGGTCGCGCAAAGCCGAATTCGGCCCGGTGTTCGATTATTACCGGGGGCTGATAGCTTTGCGCAAGGCTCACCCGGCGCTGCGCATGAAAACGGCCGGGGCGGTACGCGGCGGCCTGAAGTTTTACGACGAGCTGGGCCTGTACCTTAAAAAGCCCTGCATCGGCTATGTGCTGGACGGAAAAGCCGCTGGCGATTCCTGGGCCCGCATGGTGGTGCTCATTAATCCCGGCGCGGCGGCTGAAAAGTTCGCGCTTCCGCAGCGCGGCAAATTCAGGGCGGCGGTGTTTGACGGAGTTGTTTCGCCTGCCGGCTCGGCGCAGGTTTATGAGGGAGTGCTGGCGGTTCCGGCGCGCAGTATGGCGGTGTTGTTTGAAACGGAATAA